A genome region from Bacteroides stercoris ATCC 43183 includes the following:
- a CDS encoding histidine-type phosphatase produces the protein MMKLKQILLCGLMVLCCAPLGAQTSKEEMFATPEKTGGVYWAYPLDFAPQTKAPKGYKPFYISHYGRHGSRYLIGDRDYKWLVDLFEEAHRAHALTGLGEDTYRRLLKVWEEAEGHGGDLTPLGVRQHRGIAERMYASFPEVFKGNPFISARSTVVLRCAMSMVAFGDRLKELNPDLRISYEASEKYMDYLNYHTDESNRFTSSQDGPWAEEYRKFEEAHTNPERLVVSLFKDKHFVVKKVNPKELMWGMYWVASDMQNAETKVSFYDLFEAQELFDLWQCVNYRFYVGNANHADGKGIVVANAKSLLRNILDSADEAIRKGGIAATLRFGHDGNVIPLVALMQIENCNVVVSDPYEVYKVWSDFKVVPMAANVQIIFFRNEKSGDILVKVMHNENEVHIPVETDMFPYYKWEDVERFYRNLLN, from the coding sequence ATGATGAAACTGAAACAAATTCTGTTATGTGGTTTGATGGTGCTGTGCTGTGCTCCGCTTGGGGCACAGACATCCAAAGAAGAGATGTTTGCTACTCCTGAGAAGACGGGAGGAGTCTATTGGGCATATCCGTTGGATTTCGCGCCACAGACTAAAGCGCCTAAGGGATATAAGCCTTTTTATATCAGTCATTACGGACGGCATGGTTCCCGTTACCTGATTGGCGACCGTGATTATAAATGGCTGGTAGACCTGTTTGAAGAGGCGCATCGTGCACATGCGCTTACCGGTTTGGGTGAAGATACCTACCGGCGTTTGCTCAAGGTATGGGAAGAGGCGGAAGGACATGGCGGGGATTTGACTCCATTGGGAGTCAGGCAGCATCGCGGCATTGCTGAAAGAATGTATGCTTCGTTTCCGGAGGTATTCAAAGGCAATCCCTTTATATCTGCCCGTTCTACCGTTGTATTGCGTTGTGCTATGAGTATGGTGGCTTTTGGTGACCGTTTGAAAGAGCTGAATCCGGATTTGCGGATTTCTTATGAGGCAAGTGAGAAATATATGGATTATCTGAATTATCACACCGACGAATCCAACCGTTTTACTTCTTCCCAGGACGGTCCTTGGGCCGAGGAATACAGGAAATTTGAGGAAGCCCATACCAATCCGGAGCGTTTGGTCGTATCCTTGTTCAAGGATAAACATTTTGTCGTAAAGAAAGTAAATCCTAAGGAATTGATGTGGGGAATGTACTGGGTAGCCAGTGACATGCAGAATGCTGAAACAAAAGTTTCTTTCTATGATTTGTTCGAAGCACAGGAATTATTTGATTTGTGGCAGTGTGTCAATTACCGTTTTTATGTGGGGAATGCCAATCATGCCGATGGAAAAGGTATTGTAGTGGCCAATGCCAAATCTCTGTTAAGAAATATTCTGGACAGTGCTGACGAGGCTATCCGGAAAGGGGGAATTGCCGCTACTCTCCGCTTCGGGCACGATGGTAATGTGATTCCTTTGGTTGCGTTGATGCAGATAGAGAATTGTAATGTTGTAGTTAGCGATCCGTATGAAGTTTATAAGGTATGGAGTGATTTCAAGGTGGTTCCTATGGCTGCTAATGTACAGATTATCTTTTTCCGGAACGAGAAGTCCGGGGATATTCTGGTAAAGGTTATGCACAATGAGAATGAAGTGCATATTCCGGTAGAGACTGATATGTTTCCTTATTATAAATGGGAGGATGTCGAGAGGTTTTATCGAAATTTGTTGAATTGA
- a CDS encoding RagB/SusD family nutrient uptake outer membrane protein — protein MKNIIAYSFILFFAGISLVSCLGDLDTMPLDDNQLVSEKVYQTKDGYTGVLAKCYASLVLTGQKGGDGGDGDLEGANEGYSGYVRLLFYLQELSTDNFLMPSSSNGLRKCLNLQWDASNASVITWTYQRLYMSIAYCNELLRECTEGKLQSRGLWEEMKDDYVSYRAEARFIRAYCYSMLCDLFGAVPYVDENTGVKEIPVQYTRKQIFEFAESELLAIENELKAPGSNEYGRVDRVAGWFLLARMYLNAQTWINENKYQEAYAYAVKVIADGHYPLASDYREIFLADNNTCKEIIWPLVQDGLRAQSSAGTNFYVKAFVNGPMDELYKTGVGSRGWGNVRAKVSLVDAFDADDVMFDGNDTWGNNKKDKRAQFMTALPNQVKDTWDVNMDMTSTFTCGYGYIKWRNVTKEDELCPSGDAYTSIDFPLFRTADAYLMAAEAILRGANGTQSEALGYVNEVRTRAYMSGKYAKNGVRSDVSGEITANELNLDFLLVERQKELASELTRRTDLIRFGKYTKGNNWDWKNGVRLGADVDDKYNLFPIPESELTNNPTLVQNDGYKVIK, from the coding sequence ATGAAAAATATAATTGCTTATTCGTTTATTTTGTTCTTCGCGGGCATAAGTCTGGTTTCTTGCTTGGGCGACCTGGACACGATGCCTTTGGATGATAACCAGCTGGTAAGTGAAAAGGTATACCAGACAAAAGACGGCTACACCGGTGTTTTGGCAAAGTGTTATGCATCACTGGTTCTGACAGGGCAGAAAGGTGGTGACGGAGGTGACGGCGACCTCGAAGGTGCTAATGAGGGCTATTCCGGTTATGTGCGCCTGTTGTTTTATTTGCAGGAGTTGAGTACGGATAATTTTTTGATGCCTTCCTCTTCCAACGGTTTGCGTAAATGTTTGAATTTGCAGTGGGATGCTTCCAATGCTTCGGTCATTACATGGACTTACCAGAGACTTTATATGAGTATTGCCTATTGTAACGAGCTTTTGCGTGAATGTACGGAAGGCAAGTTGCAGAGCAGAGGACTTTGGGAAGAGATGAAAGATGATTATGTGAGCTATCGCGCAGAAGCCCGCTTCATACGTGCTTATTGCTATTCGATGCTTTGCGATTTGTTTGGTGCGGTTCCTTATGTGGATGAAAATACGGGTGTGAAAGAAATTCCGGTTCAATATACGCGTAAGCAGATTTTTGAGTTTGCAGAAAGTGAATTGCTGGCTATCGAAAACGAACTGAAAGCTCCGGGAAGCAATGAGTACGGACGTGTTGACCGGGTAGCCGGCTGGTTCCTGCTGGCCCGAATGTATCTGAATGCACAGACTTGGATTAATGAGAATAAATACCAGGAAGCATATGCTTATGCGGTAAAAGTCATTGCCGACGGGCATTATCCATTGGCTTCCGATTATCGTGAAATCTTTTTAGCGGATAATAATACCTGTAAGGAGATTATCTGGCCGCTGGTACAGGACGGCTTGCGTGCACAGAGTTCTGCCGGAACGAATTTCTATGTGAAAGCTTTTGTAAACGGTCCTATGGATGAACTTTATAAGACCGGTGTCGGCTCCAGAGGCTGGGGTAATGTCCGCGCTAAAGTATCATTGGTGGATGCGTTCGATGCGGATGATGTCATGTTCGACGGCAATGATACTTGGGGAAATAATAAGAAAGATAAGAGAGCACAGTTCATGACCGCTCTTCCTAATCAGGTGAAAGACACATGGGATGTAAATATGGATATGACCAGTACGTTTACATGCGGATACGGTTATATCAAGTGGAGAAACGTTACGAAAGAGGATGAACTTTGTCCTTCGGGAGATGCCTATACTTCCATTGATTTTCCGCTGTTCCGCACAGCAGATGCCTATTTGATGGCTGCTGAGGCCATTTTGCGCGGAGCGAACGGTACGCAAAGTGAAGCGTTGGGGTATGTCAATGAGGTCAGAACAAGGGCTTATATGTCCGGTAAATATGCGAAAAACGGCGTACGTTCCGATGTGTCCGGTGAAATTACGGCCAATGAACTTAATCTGGACTTTCTGTTGGTTGAACGTCAGAAAGAACTGGCTTCTGAATTGACAAGGCGCACCGATTTGATTCGGTTCGGCAAATATACGAAAGGGAATAACTGGGATTGGAAAAACGGTGTGCGTTTAGGGGCGGATGTGGACGATAAATACAATTTGTTCCCGATTCCGGAAAGTGAACTGACGAACAATCCTACTCTGGTGCAAAACGATGGCTATAAAGTAATAAAGTAA
- a CDS encoding SusC/RagA family TonB-linked outer membrane protein — translation MKGKKNPETFGRKWRYLFMILALVFSVGGSAQKTVVKGNILDRDNLPVIGANILEKGTTNGTISDVDGNFTIAVSSPKAVLLIKYIGYKDVEKAVSPMMKIVMEEDSEMLEDVVVIGYGSVKKSDATGSVTAIKPDDFNKGLRTTAQDALVGKVPGVNVVASSGAPGAGATIRIRSGASLSASNDPLIVVDGVPVDNSTIEGGGNVIGGINPNDIETFTVLKDASATAIYGSRASNGVIVITTKKGSDSNLRFNYSTNLSVSTITEKLDVLSADEFREFVPTVSGVPGSVTLGTASTDWQDEIYRTAFGQEHNFSVSGKVKKNAPYRLSVGYNNQNGVVKTNNYERFTFNGGISPKFFDNHLTVDLNVKVSYEDNQKVDESVVNNALRYDPTRPVMTGSATGADEPGLGYFIWMNGNSPMAIQTDNPVAQLELQDLHNKVTRSIGNAAINYKVHRLEDLQLNANLGYDVLKSKYTKNVPDMAGMMYTSNMKDGTGLVYDSKQNKRNYLLDLYANYAHVFNEKHNFSAMAGYGWQHFWKKFDATTLSPEGKELFSPNHYESEYYLLSFYGRLNYSYDNRYMITATLRSDASSRFAKDNRWGLFPSVALGWKISQEAFLRDSEVLSDLKLRLSYGQTGQQDILNDYPYMTTFTVSYPESCYQFGDKWYYTYRPNGYDSDIKWETTETYNIGLDYGFLNNRIYGSVDYYQRHTKDLLNTINVISGTNYSSVITTNIGEMDNKGVEFAINAVPVHTKNWKWTVGMNYTWNDSEITKLNVIDSDANFVQTGAISGTGKTVQVFMVGQRPYTFYLAKQAYDDDGKPMEGQYVQPDGSISATETKYATDKSALPTSYLGFNTQLTYKNWDFAISGHGAFGNYVYNYVAADQYVQSVYSDQGNFSNILRRTKDSGFQNQQLYSDYFLEKGNFFRIDNISLGYTFQKLWNSSSSLRLTFGVQNVATFTSYSGIDPEIYSGIDKEVYPRPRVFSLSANLNF, via the coding sequence ATGAAAGGCAAGAAAAATCCAGAGACTTTTGGAAGAAAGTGGCGGTATCTGTTTATGATACTCGCTTTGGTTTTCAGTGTAGGGGGTTCTGCACAAAAGACAGTTGTGAAAGGCAATATCCTTGACAGGGACAATCTACCCGTTATCGGAGCCAATATTTTGGAAAAAGGGACGACAAATGGAACAATCAGTGATGTAGACGGTAACTTCACAATCGCCGTAAGCAGCCCCAAAGCTGTTTTACTCATTAAATACATCGGCTATAAAGATGTGGAAAAGGCGGTTTCTCCAATGATGAAAATTGTGATGGAGGAAGATAGTGAGATGCTCGAAGACGTAGTCGTTATAGGTTATGGAAGTGTGAAGAAGTCTGATGCGACAGGGTCGGTAACCGCTATCAAGCCGGATGATTTCAATAAGGGACTGCGAACTACTGCCCAGGATGCATTGGTAGGTAAAGTGCCGGGCGTAAATGTTGTTGCAAGCTCCGGCGCTCCGGGAGCGGGTGCTACTATCCGCATCAGAAGCGGTGCATCGCTTTCCGCATCCAATGATCCGCTAATCGTTGTTGACGGTGTACCGGTGGATAACTCCACTATCGAAGGTGGTGGAAACGTAATCGGCGGTATCAACCCGAACGATATCGAGACATTTACCGTATTGAAAGATGCTTCGGCAACTGCTATCTACGGTTCCCGGGCATCTAATGGCGTGATTGTGATTACTACTAAGAAAGGGTCCGATTCCAATCTGCGTTTCAACTATTCCACTAACCTTTCTGTAAGTACCATTACGGAAAAATTGGATGTGCTTTCTGCCGATGAATTCCGTGAATTTGTTCCTACGGTATCGGGTGTCCCGGGTTCTGTAACTTTAGGGACGGCTTCCACGGATTGGCAGGATGAGATTTACCGTACGGCATTCGGACAAGAGCACAACTTTTCCGTTTCCGGCAAGGTGAAGAAAAATGCACCTTATCGTCTGTCGGTAGGCTATAATAACCAGAACGGTGTGGTGAAAACAAACAACTACGAACGCTTTACCTTTAATGGCGGTATATCACCCAAATTCTTTGATAACCATCTTACCGTTGATTTGAATGTTAAGGTTTCGTATGAAGACAATCAGAAAGTAGATGAGAGTGTCGTTAATAATGCATTGCGATATGACCCTACCCGTCCTGTTATGACCGGAAGTGCAACGGGTGCTGATGAACCGGGACTGGGTTATTTCATCTGGATGAATGGAAACTCCCCCATGGCTATCCAAACCGATAATCCTGTGGCACAGCTTGAATTGCAGGATTTGCATAATAAAGTGACCCGCTCCATCGGTAATGCCGCTATCAATTATAAGGTACATCGTTTGGAGGATTTGCAGCTGAATGCGAATTTGGGTTATGATGTGCTGAAAAGCAAATATACCAAGAATGTGCCCGATATGGCCGGTATGATGTATACATCTAACATGAAAGACGGTACAGGGCTTGTGTATGATTCTAAACAGAACAAGCGTAACTACTTGCTGGACTTATATGCCAACTATGCTCATGTATTCAATGAAAAACATAATTTCAGCGCAATGGCGGGATACGGTTGGCAGCATTTCTGGAAGAAATTCGATGCAACCACTCTTTCTCCGGAAGGCAAAGAACTGTTTTCGCCCAATCATTATGAGTCTGAATATTACCTGCTCTCTTTTTACGGACGTCTGAATTACTCGTATGACAACCGCTATATGATTACCGCCACTTTACGTTCGGATGCGTCTTCGCGTTTTGCCAAAGATAACCGTTGGGGATTATTCCCTTCCGTAGCGTTGGGATGGAAAATCAGTCAGGAAGCATTCTTGCGCGACTCGGAAGTGTTGTCAGACTTGAAACTGCGTTTGAGCTACGGTCAGACCGGACAGCAGGATATTCTGAATGACTATCCGTATATGACTACCTTTACGGTATCTTATCCGGAATCTTGTTATCAATTCGGAGACAAATGGTATTATACCTATCGTCCGAACGGTTATGACTCGGATATTAAATGGGAGACTACCGAAACCTACAATATCGGTTTGGATTACGGTTTCCTGAATAACCGCATTTACGGTTCTGTCGATTATTACCAACGCCATACGAAAGACTTGCTGAATACTATCAATGTAATTTCAGGAACCAACTATTCTTCCGTCATCACAACAAATATCGGCGAGATGGATAATAAAGGTGTGGAATTTGCTATCAATGCAGTGCCTGTACATACAAAAAACTGGAAATGGACAGTAGGCATGAATTATACGTGGAATGATTCTGAAATCACGAAGCTGAATGTTATCGATTCGGATGCCAATTTTGTGCAGACAGGAGCCATTTCCGGTACGGGCAAGACAGTTCAGGTGTTTATGGTAGGTCAGCGTCCTTATACTTTCTACCTGGCAAAGCAGGCCTATGACGATGATGGCAAACCTATGGAAGGGCAGTATGTGCAACCGGATGGTTCCATCTCTGCCACGGAAACCAAATATGCTACGGACAAAAGCGCATTGCCTACTTCCTATCTGGGATTCAATACCCAGCTTACTTATAAGAATTGGGATTTTGCCATCAGCGGACACGGGGCATTCGGCAACTATGTATACAATTATGTGGCTGCCGACCAGTATGTACAATCCGTGTACAGCGATCAGGGCAACTTCTCCAACATATTGCGCAGAACCAAAGATTCCGGTTTCCAGAACCAGCAGCTTTATTCGGATTATTTCCTGGAAAAGGGCAACTTCTTCCGTATTGACAATATTTCTTTGGGATATACGTTCCAGAAGTTATGGAATAGCTCCAGCTCTTTACGCCTGACGTTCGGTGTACAGAATGTTGCTACCTTTACAAGCTATTCCGGTATCGACCCGGAGATTTACAGCGGCATCGATAAAGAGGTATATCCCCGTCCGCGCGTATTCTCATTAAGTGCTAATTTAAATTTCTAA
- a CDS encoding DUF6377 domain-containing protein, translating into MFRYSAFILFLFCFYSGLAAADKTDDDALLLQLDKMIEQREVYQEKVEKEITELRKMLDYVGDDKAKFDILGDLFVMYRSFKVDTALIVAEQRLQLADRLGEEYVNQGLMNLADALNKIGKHENALNVLDRVKRTGAVRKDTYFYYLYHTTYLSCYNDETEASRKRLFMRQIKAYKDTLIAISDPNTASYVTNQCGRLGLQGKWDEAIRILTGYYEHCTDTNPDKARVEYLLAELYLGKRDIQQAKHFLIRASITDIANAKKVYMSLQQLAILLFQEGDIARAYNYISCSLEDVSFGKARYRIIDIAEYLPIIKAANDSRIKADRDRVLFFLLALSVLVIALVIVFFFLRKKNHNLLKVKKSLAEQNQRLQEVTGNLTRMNEEIKESNHIKEEYIGLLFNICSEYIYKQENNRKSLLKIVNTGSMADISKMLHNQSSTTEDFKLFISKFDTIFLSIFPDFVESFNALLKEDERIQVKEGELLTPELRIYALIRLGINDNSKIANFLHYSLQTVYNYRLKMRNKAIVPGKDLAVQVQKL; encoded by the coding sequence ATGTTCAGATATTCGGCTTTCATACTGTTCCTTTTTTGTTTTTATTCCGGTTTGGCGGCCGCGGATAAGACTGATGACGATGCCTTGCTGTTGCAGCTGGATAAGATGATTGAGCAACGGGAGGTCTATCAGGAGAAGGTGGAAAAGGAGATTACAGAGCTCCGCAAGATGCTGGATTATGTGGGAGACGATAAAGCTAAGTTTGATATTCTGGGCGATTTGTTTGTTATGTACCGCTCCTTTAAAGTCGATACGGCGCTGATTGTAGCGGAGCAAAGGCTGCAATTGGCAGACAGGTTGGGTGAAGAGTATGTTAATCAAGGATTAATGAACCTGGCCGACGCTTTGAATAAGATAGGAAAACATGAAAATGCGTTGAATGTTCTTGACAGGGTGAAAAGAACCGGGGCGGTACGGAAGGATACTTACTTTTATTATCTGTATCATACTACCTATCTGTCCTGCTATAATGATGAAACGGAGGCTTCCAGGAAGCGGTTGTTTATGCGGCAGATAAAGGCTTATAAAGATACTTTGATAGCTATCAGCGACCCTAATACGGCCAGTTATGTGACCAATCAGTGCGGTCGCCTGGGTTTGCAGGGAAAATGGGATGAGGCTATCCGGATACTGACCGGATATTATGAACACTGTACGGATACGAACCCCGACAAGGCGAGGGTGGAATATCTGTTGGCGGAATTATATTTGGGCAAACGTGACATACAGCAGGCAAAGCACTTCCTTATCCGGGCTTCCATTACCGACATAGCGAATGCCAAGAAAGTATATATGTCTTTGCAGCAATTGGCAATCCTGCTTTTTCAGGAAGGAGACATTGCAAGAGCCTATAATTATATCTCCTGTTCACTGGAAGATGTGAGCTTCGGGAAAGCCCGTTACCGCATAATAGATATTGCCGAATATCTTCCTATTATCAAAGCGGCTAATGACAGCCGCATCAAGGCTGATAGAGACAGGGTCTTGTTTTTTCTTTTGGCTTTATCCGTACTTGTTATTGCATTGGTAATCGTTTTCTTTTTCCTTCGTAAGAAAAATCATAATCTGCTGAAGGTAAAGAAGTCGTTGGCCGAACAGAACCAACGCTTACAGGAAGTGACCGGAAATCTGACCCGGATGAATGAAGAGATTAAAGAATCCAACCATATTAAGGAAGAGTATATCGGTTTGTTATTCAATATCTGTTCCGAATATATTTATAAGCAGGAGAATAACCGCAAGAGTTTACTGAAAATCGTCAATACCGGTTCTATGGCGGATATTTCCAAAATGCTTCATAATCAGTCTTCGACAACGGAAGATTTCAAACTGTTCATCAGTAAGTTCGATACTATCTTCCTATCTATATTTCCGGATTTTGTGGAATCGTTCAATGCTCTTTTGAAAGAGGATGAACGTATACAGGTGAAAGAAGGCGAGTTGCTGACTCCCGAATTACGTATCTATGCACTTATCCGTTTAGGTATCAACGATAATTCCAAAATTGCCAACTTCCTTCACTATTCGCTTCAAACCGTATATAACTATCGTTTGAAAATGCGGAATAAAGCGATTGTTCCCGGAAAAGACCTGGCTGTTCAGGTACAAAAGCTTTAA
- the folK gene encoding 2-amino-4-hydroxy-6-hydroxymethyldihydropteridine diphosphokinase — translation MYVYFGLGTNLGDKEHNLRLAVRKIEERVGKVVSLSAFYATAPWGFSSEHTFLNAAACVETLLPPLSVLHLTQEIEREIGRTHKSVGGVYSDRVIDIDLLLYGDLVLDTPELKLPHPLMHERRFVMEPLAEIAPDLVHPILKKKMRELL, via the coding sequence ATGTACGTTTACTTTGGCTTAGGAACTAATCTCGGCGACAAGGAGCACAATCTCCGCCTCGCTGTCCGGAAAATAGAAGAGCGGGTAGGGAAAGTCGTTTCCCTGTCCGCTTTTTATGCTACTGCTCCGTGGGGCTTTTCTTCGGAACATACGTTTCTGAATGCGGCGGCCTGCGTGGAAACGCTTCTTCCGCCTTTGTCCGTGCTTCATCTCACCCAGGAGATAGAACGCGAGATAGGGCGTACGCATAAGTCTGTAGGCGGGGTCTATAGCGATCGGGTGATTGATATCGACCTGCTTTTATACGGTGACCTGGTGCTGGATACTCCCGAATTGAAGCTGCCTCACCCGCTGATGCACGAACGCCGCTTTGTGATGGAACCGTTGGCGGAGATTGCACCGGACCTGGTGCATCCGATATTAAAGAAAAAGATGCGGGAGTTGTTGTGA
- the queA gene encoding tRNA preQ1(34) S-adenosylmethionine ribosyltransferase-isomerase QueA: MKLSQFKFKLPEEKIALHPTRYRDESRLMVLHRKTGEIEHRMFKDILDYFDDKDVFIFNDTKVFPARLYGNKEKTGARIEVFLLRELNEELRLWDVLVDPARKIRIGNKLYFGEDDSMVAEVIDNTTSRGRTLRFLYDGPHDEFKKALYALGETPLPHSIINRPVEPEDSERFQSIFARNEGAVTAPTASLHFSRELMKRMEIKGIDFAYITLHAGLGNFRDIDVEDLTKHKTDSEQMIVTEEAVKVVNRAKDLNRQVCAVGTTVMRAIESTVSTDGHLKEYEGWTNKFIFPPYDFTVANAMVSNFHMPLSTLLMIVAAFGGYEQVMEAYNVALKEDYRFGTYGDAMLITDR, from the coding sequence ATGAAACTGTCGCAATTTAAGTTTAAACTTCCTGAAGAGAAGATTGCCTTACATCCTACAAGGTATAGAGATGAGTCGCGCCTGATGGTACTGCACAGAAAGACGGGCGAAATCGAACACCGTATGTTCAAGGATATTTTGGATTATTTCGATGATAAGGATGTATTTATCTTTAATGATACGAAGGTGTTTCCCGCCCGGCTGTACGGCAACAAGGAAAAAACCGGTGCACGTATCGAGGTATTTCTGTTGCGTGAGTTGAATGAGGAGTTGCGCTTGTGGGACGTGCTGGTAGACCCTGCCCGCAAAATCCGTATCGGCAACAAACTCTATTTCGGTGAAGATGACTCTATGGTAGCCGAGGTGATTGACAATACCACTTCGCGCGGACGTACCCTTCGTTTTCTGTATGACGGGCCGCACGACGAGTTCAAGAAGGCATTGTATGCTTTGGGCGAGACGCCGCTGCCGCACAGCATCATCAACCGTCCCGTGGAACCGGAGGATTCGGAACGTTTCCAGTCTATCTTTGCCCGCAACGAAGGTGCTGTAACGGCTCCTACGGCAAGCCTGCATTTCAGCCGCGAGCTGATGAAGCGCATGGAGATTAAGGGAATTGACTTTGCCTATATTACATTGCATGCCGGTTTGGGCAACTTCCGCGACATCGATGTAGAGGACCTTACCAAGCATAAGACGGATTCCGAGCAGATGATTGTTACGGAAGAAGCCGTAAAGGTTGTAAACCGTGCCAAGGATTTGAACAGGCAGGTGTGTGCCGTAGGTACTACGGTGATGCGTGCGATAGAGAGTACCGTCAGCACAGACGGCCATTTGAAGGAATATGAAGGCTGGACGAATAAGTTCATCTTCCCGCCGTATGACTTTACGGTGGCCAATGCGATGGTATCCAATTTCCATATGCCGCTTTCCACGCTGCTGATGATTGTTGCCGCTTTCGGCGGTTACGAGCAGGTGATGGAAGCCTATAACGTGGCATTGAAAGAAGATTACCGTTTCGGTACTTATGGAGATGCGATGTTGATAACAGACAGGTAA
- the truB gene encoding tRNA pseudouridine(55) synthase TruB has protein sequence MMDFKEGEVLYFNKPLGWTSFKVVGHARYHICRRMKVKKLKVGHAGTLDPLATGVMIVCTGKATKRIEEFQYHTKEYIATIRLGATTPSYDLEHEIDATYPTEHITRELVEETLKKFTGEIQQVPPAFSACMVNGKRAYDLARKGEEVELKPKLLVIDEIELLECNLPEIKVRVVCSKGTYIRALARDIGEALHSGAHLTALERTRVGDVRIEDCLNPLDFKEWIDGQDLVMSDGL, from the coding sequence ATGATGGATTTTAAAGAGGGAGAAGTTCTGTATTTCAATAAACCGCTGGGGTGGACATCGTTCAAGGTCGTAGGGCATGCGCGTTACCACATTTGCCGGCGGATGAAGGTAAAGAAGTTGAAAGTAGGCCATGCCGGTACACTCGACCCGCTTGCCACGGGCGTGATGATAGTATGTACGGGCAAGGCGACAAAGCGGATTGAGGAGTTCCAGTATCATACCAAGGAGTATATCGCCACCATTCGGTTGGGCGCTACCACCCCTTCCTATGATTTGGAGCACGAGATAGACGCTACCTATCCTACGGAGCATATCACGCGGGAGCTGGTGGAGGAGACATTGAAGAAGTTCACAGGCGAGATACAGCAGGTGCCGCCTGCTTTTTCGGCTTGTATGGTGAACGGCAAGCGTGCCTACGACCTTGCCCGCAAAGGTGAGGAGGTAGAGCTGAAGCCCAAGTTGCTGGTGATTGACGAGATTGAACTGCTGGAATGCAACCTGCCGGAAATAAAAGTCCGGGTAGTGTGCAGCAAAGGCACTTACATCCGCGCCTTGGCACGCGACATCGGTGAAGCGCTGCATAGCGGTGCTCATCTCACGGCCCTGGAACGTACCCGTGTGGGGGATGTCCGCATAGAAGACTGTCTGAATCCGCTTGATTTCAAAGAGTGGATAGACGGGCAGGATTTAGTTATGAGTGATGGGTTATAA
- a CDS encoding undecaprenyl-diphosphate phosphatase, translating into MGDLSTLEVIIIAIVEGLTEFLPVSSTGHMIITQNLLGIESTEFVKAFTVIIQFGAILSVVWLYWKRFFRLNHTPVPADTSALKRFLHKFDFYWKLLVAFVPAAVLGFLFSDKVDEMLESVTVVAVMLVIGGVFMLFCDKIFSKNSEDTVLTEKKAFNIGLFQCIAMIPGVSRSMATIVGGMAQKMTRKAAAEFSFFLAVPTMFAATVYKMLKLFLDGGTEIIMNNLPALIIGNVVAFVVALLAIKFFISFVTKYGFKAFGWYRIIVGGIILLLLLTGHNLEVV; encoded by the coding sequence ATGGGAGATTTGAGTACGCTTGAAGTGATTATTATCGCTATTGTAGAGGGACTGACGGAATTTTTGCCGGTTTCTTCTACGGGACACATGATTATTACACAAAATCTGTTGGGCATAGAGAGTACGGAATTTGTGAAAGCCTTTACGGTAATCATACAGTTCGGTGCAATCCTTTCGGTGGTCTGGCTGTATTGGAAACGTTTCTTCCGTCTGAACCATACTCCGGTTCCGGCAGATACTTCCGCGCTGAAACGCTTCCTGCATAAGTTTGATTTTTACTGGAAACTGCTGGTGGCGTTCGTTCCGGCGGCTGTGCTGGGATTTCTGTTCAGCGACAAGGTCGACGAAATGCTGGAGAGCGTGACCGTAGTGGCCGTGATGCTCGTGATTGGCGGTGTGTTCATGCTGTTCTGTGACAAGATATTCTCGAAAAACAGTGAGGATACCGTTCTGACGGAGAAGAAAGCCTTTAATATCGGTCTGTTCCAGTGTATTGCGATGATACCGGGTGTGTCCCGTTCCATGGCAACGATTGTCGGCGGTATGGCACAGAAGATGACGCGTAAGGCTGCGGCCGAGTTCTCTTTCTTCCTGGCTGTTCCCACGATGTTTGCAGCTACGGTATATAAGATGCTGAAACTCTTTCTGGACGGAGGAACGGAGATTATCATGAATAATCTGCCGGCGCTGATAATAGGCAATGTGGTGGCATTTGTGGTGGCTTTGCTTGCTATCAAGTTCTTCATCAGCTTTGTAACGAAATATGGTTTCAAGGCATTCGGATGGTATCGTATCATCGTCGGAGGAATCATCCTTCTGCTGTTGCTTACGGGACACAATTTAGAGGTGGTGTGA